In Mugil cephalus isolate CIBA_MC_2020 chromosome 19, CIBA_Mcephalus_1.1, whole genome shotgun sequence, the genomic stretch AGCTAAGTACTCTGACATGCAGGTCAGATTAGAAGGGGCTATGTGGTTTATTGTTGTCCGTGCAATAGATTAAATCTTCTTTATTGTAACCACATCTCATATTTTACATCTGCAGCTAAAAGGTATCTGTTGTCAGAAGATGTTATCAAACTGCAAGACTTTCAGCAGAGGAAGCTGGCTGTGGCTCACCATGCCATGGGACCGAAAGGTGGAGTAGCTGTACTCACAAAACTGCAGTTTCGTGTCTTAAAAGCTTACatttatatctatatttttacttaattttacAGGAAATTATTTTGATGAAATCAGACAAAAGCTACAAAATGAAGAACTGATTCTGCGAGATGAGCTGAAGCTTCTCCTTCACCTGTGCCAGACTCCAGATGATATGCTGGTGGCCAGAGATGCCATCTACAGGTACTTCCTTTGGGGACAGTTGTCTATCACATAAAGAGGGACTGTCTTTTTCACAAACTGGTTGCCTCATGAACCATAATAAAGTGAAATGGACTCAGtcatcataaataataaataataatcataaatgaGGTTGAGTGAATAACACAAGTGTTGCAACACTCTGTACTAGTCGactatataaaaacacagtacaTTACAAATGTAACAAGTAACTATTTAAATTGCTCTCTCTAGTTCGCCAGGTCTCATATTGTTGTTTATAATCTTGTTTTGGGGAAGGGAGTTCCCCAGGGCTGTAGTTTGGGgtctctgttttttattttacatttgtgacCAGATGCAACATTGAGTGAACGAAATTTTAACAACACAGTCATGTAGTCCTCTGCAGATGTTAATTTGCAATGTGACTTATTTAAGTATGCTGTAACAGATTTAAAACTGCTTTTAGATGTGAACAAAAGACAATGTTATTTTTGCGACACGTTGTTAAGTTTCTGTCTCCATGGTATTGAGTGTTTTGATGCTCATTTGACAGAGCAAAAGCACACACCCCACGTGTCAAATGTCTGATTTGTTAATAGCTGTGCATTTAATTTCTCCTCACAAGGTATCACAAGGAGAACTCTAACGTGTTGTATGGAGAGTTTAAGTTTGGACCTCTTTTCATGAGACTGTGCTATGAGCTCGGCATGGAGGACCTGGCTGCTGCAACAATTTCAGATAAAGTCAGTATTACATTAACAAGTATAAACAACAAAGCAGGACAGCTACTTTTGTGTGAATTGACTAATAACATGAAGCTATTCTCTCGTATGAACAGAATTTGAAGGGATTTTTCCACGACACAACATCCTTTAACATCGCTATAGACATGTTATTCATAAAAGGCTCCTATGAAAGTAAGTCGCACTTTGACCCTCTTCTGATAATTTTTTCCCAGTTGTCATTGCTGTGTAACATTTACAATTTTTGACTATTTGCAGGTGCTTTCAATATACTGAGAATAATGAGGAACCAATGTGTAACATTCAACAAAGACACACTGATACTGCTGACTGCTACATGCTATAAGCTGGTAACATTTAACATTGCATCTCCAAGACCTTTATTCATTGGCGAAGTTCAGGATTTTAGGTGTTTTCTGTGAACTGATGTCCCATTTCATTTTGGTCAGAACACAGCAGAGTCCTACAGGATCTGCACTGCTCTCATTGAAGAACACCAGACAAAAGGGCACTTCATCCCCAGACATGCTTACTGCTTTGCTGTAGCATTAGCACTTAAAAGGGTAAGTAATATGTTCTTCAGTGTCGGTTCCGTTCATGCATGCAGGAAGATGTGAACAatgccatgtttttttctgcttttttcttgTTCCAGGAGGACCTAGAAAAGGCAAAGACTTTGTATACGCAGATAATGAACACCGACAACAGACTATGCCTAAACTTCAAGGTACAGCTGCAGCATGAAAATGTAGTATATTATATTCCTCCCTGTTGTTGTCCTGtgatttaataacattttttttttttttactgtgtttaagGTTTTAATACTGATAATGACAGGACAAATGGGGGACGCCGTATCCATCCTGTCTGCATCCCTGTTGCCTAACACCCCTCAGTTTGTGAAAAAGCCTGAATTTTCAAAGCAGGTGGTGAGTGAAACACAGATGTTACTTCTACTTAAAAAATCAGTATATGCAAAGGGTATGTGAGTATGCATTAGTTGGAATGACTCTTcttattatgattttttttttaataaatgctttGTATTACTGATtcttaaatgaataataatgataaggAAACCTTTGATGTATCCTCAGAGACAATTTGGAAACAAGTTGGTGCcttaaaaaagtctttaaaattCTTACATTTTCTTCACTATGTGGGTTTTGCCACAGCCATGTCTCTTTAGGAGACTAGCAGCAGGTAATGTCTTTATTCACTCCAGTGGGAGAAGTGAATATTAGCATAGATTTAccttttcattctctttatATCTTGAATACTTATCACTGAACATTCTAGCCTTAAAGTGTAGTTATTCAGACAGATGCATAAGATGAGATGTTGCATTGTTCAAGACTTTCCTCTTGCAAGATCTGGCAACCCTGATAGCGctacaacacaaagacagatttcagatttgtgttttcatctccTAAATATTCACTGTTCACTTCTACACTTCTTCTTTTGTAAGGCGTGTACTGATCAAATTCGTTAACACAAGATGGAGAATTTGATAATTAACTCTGCGTCCTCTTGTGACCTGTTTCAGGTGGATTTGCTCCTTTCGCGCAGTGAGGGGAGAGCGCACATGATGCAAGTGCAGGAGATGGTGACTGAACTTGAAGATGCTGGTCAGGTGTCTTTGCAGACCCTAGATGACATGCTGTGCCACACCCCCAGGGGGAAGAAGAAACCTTTGCAAATGTTGCAGGAGAGGAGGATCAGCCGGAGGACTCTGAAGCCTCTGAACTCTAATTTACTGTCAGAATGAGgtcatttaaacacaacaataaccaATAGTATTGATCTCACATCTGTGTGTTGTAaatgtgaaatggaaaatggaaaagtttatttttctacgACAACACAAACGTTGTTGAGAGAGCTCGCCATCAGTAGAATAACAAGTTCATTAATTTATACTGAACAACTTTACAGGCTCTTAGATTGATTTGTCTTTTCATAAAGATGCTGAACTCCACAGTTTATAAAATGCTGCAGCCTTTAATGTTACACCATCGATGATATTAAACATCATCCCTATTAGTTCCAGTTATCCATCTATCcttgaacacagacacactaaccCCTCTGCAGACAGGCCTTTGCCCCCACATCTTCCTTATATTGGTATAGCTGGTTGTTTCCAAAGATTTCATGTCATGAAGGATTTGGGAGAATGTATTGTGTATATTTAAGTGTGTGAATGACTCATTAAAAAGGtatcagatatttttttctggatttttttatgctttaggtgttatttttatacaaaatacagataaagtgagCATTAAACTGTTAATAATGAGCAGTAACtcagagtcaccaatcagcctatcgagcatgtctttggaggtgggagaaaacccacacaggcacagggaacatgcaaactccacccagaaacgCCCGAGCCGGACTCGAACCcgaaccttctcgctgggaggcatcagtgctggTTTaatactcattttattttaatcttattttagtGTATCTTTCAACTACGCAACGGTGACCAAGCAATTCCCCCCGTCAAAGTTTATCTAAGTTTATCTAAGTCAAagtataaaatattaattatcaAATCAGCTGGTTGGGACGCCCCCcgcatgtaaacaaacaatgACGCACTGATGACGCACACCAAGTCCCTCCCACAATGCACCGCTTGCGTCGTCTGAGCAACCACGGACGGGAATAGCTGTTATGCTAATTTAAACCGAGCCAAACCGAGtagattcattttaaattagtgAAAAAGCTAACAGGGATTCGTCCTTGTTCACTTTTGTAAGGCTAGTAGAAAGTTGGGGACGTATGCAGCGGTGATTCCTGCTCCTAGCGGCTGGTGTTGGCGGTGCTCTTTAGCATGAGGCTAACCGCTTAGCTGGTAACATCAGCTGGTTGGCTGGTAACATCAGGCAGGCTGGCCGGACGGACAAAGGGAAGAAACGACTTGGAAAGTTTAAATTACACACGCTAATTCTGAAAGTGACTGCGGCCTCGTAGTAGTTAAGTTAgcggatttttttctttttttttaaaaaaaaaaacttaatttagaTATTGTCGAGCGGTTCCGGGCTGACGTTTGTTAAATATCGGCTTTCGGTAGCTTCAGCGAACGTAGCTAGAAAAACACAATGAGCACCGAAGAGACCGCAGCGCCTACTAAAACCGCCCCGGAGGATGATGGCATGACGTGGTGGTACAGATGGCTCTGCAAAATAGCTGGGGTCCTGGGAGGAATATGTAAGTAGTTGAAAAAGTTTTAttaagaaattattttgtctACAGCTACGTGTGTAGTGTTAATTGCGTTCGCTTACTTGGCGTCATTTTCTGTGACAGGTGCATTTAATGTCCCGATACTTGGCACTGTTTATATCTGGGGGTGTCTTGTTCCGTATTTATAAAAGGTTCAGAGGAGAAACCGAATAGAAATGTTATCAGATTAgctgaaacatgtttgtttggttgtgtgTTTACAGCACCTACACTTGCTCTGCCACTAAACAAAAGCCTTGTTACAGCTCATTGTCCTCAtctcactgcagcagcagccaccGCTGGGCACCGCCTGTTTTGTGTGGTTTGCTCGTTTTCgttatttttaaatcagtgcTGTGATATGATTGCACATAGCATTTAATCTGGTATGTGCGATCAAGAGCTTAAAGTGAGACAGAAGTGATTGTTAGCGCTGTCTTTGAGGTCTTCCAGCAGCATTacatccgtccgtccgtctctCCTTCACAGTGACACCAGAGTCACAGCGACTGTATCACATTAACCACTGCATATTCAATGGGTGCTGTATTATTAAGGAGGGTGGATGGTCTAAAGCagtggaatgtgtgtgtgtgtgtgtgggctcatCTGGCCCAGCAGttcacaaacagacacaaagcaCATTTATCCTCTATTctcgcacacacaaacttttGTGTTTTGACTCAGTAACAAAAAGATTATTGCACCAATATTGGTGGAAAGGTCACAGAGGTTTTATTGTCTCATTTCAGCCTCATATAGCAGGTGCAGTACATAGTGAGATAAGAGGGCAGGAACTTTCATTCAATAAAAGTGCTGATGTCACATTGTAAAATGGGATAATTCGGTACAGAGCCAAAGTGATGTCGCCCCAGTTCTCAAAACATTCAGCTTATAACAAATTTATCTCAGAGGAAAGGCAGTTCTGGCATTTGAGAAGATGGAACCATGTAAAAACACTCGTCTTGTCACCTTGATGACGATGAATGATTAATTCTCAACTGTATctattaatagaaaaaaaagtgttccaCATGTTCCACAGAGATTATTTAAAAGCAACACATCTGATAATTGATCATTTCAGTGAAgttttaaactgtaaatatttgtttgtttacatagTTTTATATTCCTACAAACCGAGTCCCTTGTGTACGTTGTTTGAATTGTAGGTTTGAGAAATGTGGGGCCACGTTTTATCTTTGCTTTACTGTCTAAAAAAAGTCCTGAACATAAATGTCAGTTTAATCATTAAGGAACACAATAATTAGCAGCAGCCCTACTTTTCAGGTGTGTCAGGACACAATACGAGGACACTGAAACACACTTAACACACTTAACGCACTTAAATGGAACAGGGCCAACATTAATCTTGTACAGTTCAGTTTATACATTCATTTAAACGATTATGCTGAAATGGAGGCCTCACACAAACAGTTAATCCCAAAATGTGACATATCATGTGTGCATCTGTCCTcacctttttatattttttggtaTATCTCTATAATTGACATAATTATTTGATGATATCAAACAGTAAGTTATTTTAGCTCTTGCTCACTGATTAGCCCTGAGCTTGTGTGAATGTACGTGCCGTGTACTTGCATTGTGTATTTCTGAGAGTGAGCATGCAGTAGGACCCATGGGCCCTGAGAGCAACACTCCCCACGTCACGCAGGCACGAAACCTTTGAAACAAAAGGATGAAAAGAGACGTTATTCAAACAACACCCAGAATtagcattaaattaaattatcatACATGAAGTGCGTAGCTCGCTTTGATTTTGATACGGTTTTAATTAGTGATTCAAATTTGATATGGGTAATTAATCTACATCTCTGCTCCAGATTCAAGCTGCTTGTTTGAAGCTTCTTCAGATGCTTCCAGACTGCCTAACtatactcacttgccagttcattaggtacacgagtaAAAACAAGTGCATTATGATAAAACGACCCTTTTCTAAATCTTGGCTTCATGACAGTCgccatttgtttaaaataagtgaGAAAGCTGTCGATTCAACTGCGTTTCCACAACTGTTTACTGATTGTTTTCTCTTACATGCTGCTATTTAAAGTGACTGCAAACGGATTTTGTGGTGTATGCAGTGAATCTTTTTTGGACCCTGTTTTCTAGTACTTTTGAATTGTggcacatgttcctattattttgacaacctgtAATAATGTAAGAGATGGAAAACTAGCACTGCAGATATGC encodes the following:
- the ptcd2 gene encoding pentatricopeptide repeat-containing protein 2, mitochondrial translates to MVQSVGNMALGRLGRCCRSLLHETNKVLFCGVAKPGWIESCVGAKRYLLSEDVIKLQDFQQRKLAVAHHAMGPKGNYFDEIRQKLQNEELILRDELKLLLHLCQTPDDMLVARDAIYRYHKENSNVLYGEFKFGPLFMRLCYELGMEDLAAATISDKNLKGFFHDTTSFNIAIDMLFIKGSYESAFNILRIMRNQCVTFNKDTLILLTATCYKLNTAESYRICTALIEEHQTKGHFIPRHAYCFAVALALKREDLEKAKTLYTQIMNTDNRLCLNFKVLILIMTGQMGDAVSILSASLLPNTPQFVKKPEFSKQVVDLLLSRSEGRAHMMQVQEMVTELEDAGQVSLQTLDDMLCHTPRGKKKPLQMLQERRISRRTLKPLNSNLLSE